A genomic region of Phragmites australis chromosome 2, lpPhrAust1.1, whole genome shotgun sequence contains the following coding sequences:
- the LOC133899581 gene encoding uncharacterized protein LOC133899581 isoform X1, whose protein sequence is MDGGVGGGLGGLHWTAEEASTIGGIATVSLLHSFIPTHWLPFSIVARAQRWPLSRTLLVTAFGGVLHVVSTALLGITAVTMANTIAGEETVHKLASLLLVFLGGSYILLFVLGKGGHSHAHNHPMEKMAVAGLVLVPALSPCATTLPVFLAVGNSSSMMILAIIVLLFSTITVMTSLVALSFYGASQIQFHWVERYDKMLVGTVLCLVGVLTYVFHHHDGDEHSLHAHVHRKLVAP, encoded by the exons ATggacggcggcgtcggcggcggcttGGGCGGGCTCCATTGGACCGCGGAGGAGGCGTCGACGATCGGGGGCATCGCGACGGTGTCGCTGCTGCACTCGTTCATCCCTACGCACTGGCTCCCCTTCTCCATCGTCGCGCGCGCGCAGCGTTGGCCGCTCTCCCGCACCCTCCTCGTCA CTGCATTTGGAGGTGTTCTTCATGTTGTTTCTACGGCTCTTCTCGGGATAACTGCAGTTACTATGGCAAACACTATAGCTGGCGAAGAAACAGTGCACAAGCTTGCCTCTCTGTTGCTAGTTTTTCTTGGAGGAAGTTATATCCTGTTATTTGTGTTAGGAAAAGGTGGTCACAGCCATGCTCATAATCATCCAATGGAAAAGATGGCAGTTGCTGGTCTTGTACTTGTGCCTGCACTATCGCCATGCGCAACAACCCTTCCAGTTTTTCTCGCAGTTGGCAACTCTTCCTCAATGATGATTCTTGCGATCATTGTGCTCCTCTTCAG TACCATCACAGTGATGACATCGTTGGTGGCCCTCTCATTCTACGGCGCTAGCCAAATCCAGTTTCACTGGGTGGAGCGCTACGACAAGATGCTCGTCGGCACGGTGCTGTGCCTTGTCGGAGTCTTAACATACGTGTTCCATCATCACGACGGCGATGAGCACTCTCTCCATGCACATGTGCACAGGAAGCTCGTGGCTCCATAG
- the LOC133899581 gene encoding uncharacterized protein LOC133899581 isoform X2 yields MAPIVVVCCQGCCCVVHTAWRALAQHPGGIAPAVAASSAAFGGVLHVVSTALLGITAVTMANTIAGEETVHKLASLLLVFLGGSYILLFVLGKGGHSHAHNHPMEKMAVAGLVLVPALSPCATTLPVFLAVGNSSSMMILAIIVLLFSTITVMTSLVALSFYGASQIQFHWVERYDKMLVGTVLCLVGVLTYVFHHHDGDEHSLHAHVHRKLVAP; encoded by the exons ATGGCGCCAATTGTGGTGGTGTGTTGCCAAGGGTGCTGCTGCGTAGTGCATACGGCATGGAGGGCGCTGGCTCAACATCCTGGTGGTATTGCCCCGGCAGTGGCAGCATCTTCAG CTGCATTTGGAGGTGTTCTTCATGTTGTTTCTACGGCTCTTCTCGGGATAACTGCAGTTACTATGGCAAACACTATAGCTGGCGAAGAAACAGTGCACAAGCTTGCCTCTCTGTTGCTAGTTTTTCTTGGAGGAAGTTATATCCTGTTATTTGTGTTAGGAAAAGGTGGTCACAGCCATGCTCATAATCATCCAATGGAAAAGATGGCAGTTGCTGGTCTTGTACTTGTGCCTGCACTATCGCCATGCGCAACAACCCTTCCAGTTTTTCTCGCAGTTGGCAACTCTTCCTCAATGATGATTCTTGCGATCATTGTGCTCCTCTTCAG TACCATCACAGTGATGACATCGTTGGTGGCCCTCTCATTCTACGGCGCTAGCCAAATCCAGTTTCACTGGGTGGAGCGCTACGACAAGATGCTCGTCGGCACGGTGCTGTGCCTTGTCGGAGTCTTAACATACGTGTTCCATCATCACGACGGCGATGAGCACTCTCTCCATGCACATGTGCACAGGAAGCTCGTGGCTCCATAG